A window from Macaca fascicularis isolate 582-1 chromosome 20, T2T-MFA8v1.1 encodes these proteins:
- the NMRAL1 gene encoding nmrA-like family domain-containing protein 1 isoform X2, which translates to MADKKLVVVFGGTGAQGGSVARTLLEDGTFKVRVVTRNPGKKAAKELRLQGAEVVKGDQDDQGKLLADLAKRLGLHYVVYSGLQNIKKLTAGRLTAAHFDGKGEVEEYFRDIGVPMTSVRLPCYFENFLSHFLPQKAPDGKSYLLSLPTGDVPMDGMSVSDLGPVVLSLLKMPEKYIGQNIGLSTCRHTAEEYAALLTKHTHKVVHDAKMTPEDYEKLGFPGARDLANMFRFYALRPDHDIELTLRLNPKALTLDQWLEQHKGDFALL; encoded by the exons GTGCCCAGGGTGGCTCCGTGGCCCGCACGCTCCTGGAAGATGGAACATTCAAGGTTCGAGTGGTGACCCGAAACCCTGGGAAGAAGGCAGCAAAGGAGCTGAGGCTGCAAGGTGCAGAAGTAGTGAAGGGAGACCAAGATGACCAG GGGAAGCTGCTCGCTGATCTGGCCAAGCGTCTGGGCCTCCACTATGTGGTCTATAGCGGCCTACAGAACATCAAGAAGCTGACGGCAGGGAGATTGACCGCGGCGCACTTTGACGGCAAAGGAGAGGTGGAGGAATATTTCCGAGACATCGGCGTTCCCATGACCAGTGTGCGGCTGCCCTGCTATTTCGAGAACTTCCTCTCCCACTTCTTGCCCCAGAAAGCCCCAGATGGAAAGAGCTACTTGCTGA GCCTGCCCACAGGTGACGTTCCCATGGATGGCATGTCTGTGTCCGACCTGGGTCCCGTGGTGCTCAGCCTGCTGAAGATGCCAGAAAAATACATCGGCCAGAACATCGGGCTGAGTACTTGTAGGCACACGGCTGAGGAGTACGCTGCCCTGCTCACCAAGCACACCCACAAAGTCGTGCACGATGCCAAG ATGACTCCTGAGGACTATGAAAAGCTTGGCTTTCCCGGGGCCCgggacctggccaacatgttcCGTTTCTATGCCCTGAGACCCGACCATGACATCGAGCTGACCCTGAGACTCAACCCCAAGGCCCTGACGCTGGACCAGTGGCTGGAACAGCACAAAGGGGACTTCGCCCTGCTGTGA
- the NMRAL1 gene encoding nmrA-like family domain-containing protein 1 isoform X3: MADKKLVVVFGGTGAQGGSVARTLLEDGTFKVRVVTRNPGKKAAKELRLQGAEVVKGDQDDQVSMELALNGAYATFIVTNYWESCSQEKEVKQGKLLADLAKRLGLHYVVYSGLQNIKKLTAGRLTAAHFDGKGEVEEYFRDIGVPMTSVRLPCYFENFLSHFLPQKAPDGKSYLLNDS; encoded by the exons GTGCCCAGGGTGGCTCCGTGGCCCGCACGCTCCTGGAAGATGGAACATTCAAGGTTCGAGTGGTGACCCGAAACCCTGGGAAGAAGGCAGCAAAGGAGCTGAGGCTGCAAGGTGCAGAAGTAGTGAAGGGAGACCAAGATGACCAGGTCAGCATGGAACTGGCCCTGAATGGGGCTTACGCCACCTTCATTGTGACCAATTACTGGGAGAGCTGCAGCCAGGAGAAGGAGGTCAAGCAG GGGAAGCTGCTCGCTGATCTGGCCAAGCGTCTGGGCCTCCACTATGTGGTCTATAGCGGCCTACAGAACATCAAGAAGCTGACGGCAGGGAGATTGACCGCGGCGCACTTTGACGGCAAAGGAGAGGTGGAGGAATATTTCCGAGACATCGGCGTTCCCATGACCAGTGTGCGGCTGCCCTGCTATTTCGAGAACTTCCTCTCCCACTTCTTGCCCCAGAAAGCCCCAGATGGAAAGAGCTACTTGCTGA ATGACTCCTGA
- the NMRAL1 gene encoding nmrA-like family domain-containing protein 1 isoform X1, translated as MADKKLVVVFGGTGAQGGSVARTLLEDGTFKVRVVTRNPGKKAAKELRLQGAEVVKGDQDDQVSMELALNGAYATFIVTNYWESCSQEKEVKQGKLLADLAKRLGLHYVVYSGLQNIKKLTAGRLTAAHFDGKGEVEEYFRDIGVPMTSVRLPCYFENFLSHFLPQKAPDGKSYLLSLPTGDVPMDGMSVSDLGPVVLSLLKMPEKYIGQNIGLSTCRHTAEEYAALLTKHTHKVVHDAKMTPEDYEKLGFPGARDLANMFRFYALRPDHDIELTLRLNPKALTLDQWLEQHKGDFALL; from the exons GTGCCCAGGGTGGCTCCGTGGCCCGCACGCTCCTGGAAGATGGAACATTCAAGGTTCGAGTGGTGACCCGAAACCCTGGGAAGAAGGCAGCAAAGGAGCTGAGGCTGCAAGGTGCAGAAGTAGTGAAGGGAGACCAAGATGACCAGGTCAGCATGGAACTGGCCCTGAATGGGGCTTACGCCACCTTCATTGTGACCAATTACTGGGAGAGCTGCAGCCAGGAGAAGGAGGTCAAGCAG GGGAAGCTGCTCGCTGATCTGGCCAAGCGTCTGGGCCTCCACTATGTGGTCTATAGCGGCCTACAGAACATCAAGAAGCTGACGGCAGGGAGATTGACCGCGGCGCACTTTGACGGCAAAGGAGAGGTGGAGGAATATTTCCGAGACATCGGCGTTCCCATGACCAGTGTGCGGCTGCCCTGCTATTTCGAGAACTTCCTCTCCCACTTCTTGCCCCAGAAAGCCCCAGATGGAAAGAGCTACTTGCTGA GCCTGCCCACAGGTGACGTTCCCATGGATGGCATGTCTGTGTCCGACCTGGGTCCCGTGGTGCTCAGCCTGCTGAAGATGCCAGAAAAATACATCGGCCAGAACATCGGGCTGAGTACTTGTAGGCACACGGCTGAGGAGTACGCTGCCCTGCTCACCAAGCACACCCACAAAGTCGTGCACGATGCCAAG ATGACTCCTGAGGACTATGAAAAGCTTGGCTTTCCCGGGGCCCgggacctggccaacatgttcCGTTTCTATGCCCTGAGACCCGACCATGACATCGAGCTGACCCTGAGACTCAACCCCAAGGCCCTGACGCTGGACCAGTGGCTGGAACAGCACAAAGGGGACTTCGCCCTGCTGTGA